The Leptospira sp. WS60.C2 genome includes the window TTTACGAGTGTCCAACAATCTTTTTTGGGAATTTTACGAAACAGACGGGCACCCTTTCCACCTCCTGTTCCATCGATGGATCCACTTTGGTCGGAACCGGAAAAACAAATGGCAAATCAAATGTTATCGATTTCTGCCGTTGGAACCAAATTGAAGGTCCAAGCCAAAATCAAAAACCTGCTTCAAGACATCAAGGTCAATGAACTTATGATTGTATCTTCCATCTTTGATACAAAAAAACGAATTCGATCTTTGGAAATCCTAATGGAAATCCAAGATCAAATTGAAACTTAAGTGATTGTTTCTAAATCACAATTTTATAGTTTCTTTTTTTCATTTTAGATTACAATCGATTTCTAAGTCATTCATTAGAATTGAGGGATTGTTTACGAATGAAGCTACAAAGTAAAATCTACACATCATTACTCATTGGCATTTTTCTTTTTTCCTTTGATGCTTGCGAGCGCGGTTACATTCGTTCCAGTTTAAAGGAACGATTCCAAAAGAAAATGAAAGAACAACCTGCACCTCTTGCGTCTTCAGACCGAACACAAACCATAACCACGCCAGGTGATTATGTTTTTTCAATCGTTTTGCAGGACATTCCACGGTATTACAAAGTACATGTTCCCAAAAGTTATTCTGGATCTAATAGTGTTCCCCTACTCTTTGTTTTTCACGGAGGTGGTGGTGATATGGAAATACAGTCCAAAGAAGAATTTTACCACCAAATTTCAAAATCGGAAGAAAATGGACATATCGCTGTTTTTCCAAACGGTTATAGCCTTTATCCATCTGGAAAGTTTGCCACTTGGAATGCAGGAAACTGTTGTGGAGAAGCAAAAAAACAAAATATAGATGATATTGGGTTTGTAAAGTCGATCCTAAACCACCTAACACAAAAATTAAATATTGATCAATCCAAGATCTATTCTACTGGAATGTCCAATGGAGCGATGATGTCTTACCAACTTGCATGTTTTTTGACCGAAAATTTTACAGCCATCACTGCTGTTGCTGGAACAGACAATACAATCAATTGTAAACCCACAAAACCAATTTCCATCTTTCATATTCACGCAAAAAACGATGAAAAAGTTTTATATTTCGGAGGAGCGGGCGATAGTTTTCCAGACAGAACTGTCATCACTGATTTTGTTTCTGTCCCTAAAACAATTGCTAAGTGGGTAGAGTTTAACGGTTGTATTACAAAAGCAAAGATTGTATTGGAAAAAAAAGGTGTGTCTTGTGAAGAATATTCCGAGTGCAAAAATGGGGTCAAAGTCAGGCTTTGTGTCACGGAAGATGGAGGGCATTCTTGGCCTGGCGGTAAAAAACCTTCCTTTTTATTTGGCGGAAAAGCACCGACAAATGTAATCAAAGCAAATGACGAGATGTGGGATTTTTTCAAATCCCTTTGAGATTTTTATAAAAGCTTCGTTTTTTCCGAAACAATTTCCTTAGGTGCCTCAGGCATCTGGTCTTTTAATAAAACTCCCGAACGTTGCTGTCTAAATGATTCTTGGATTAAATAAAGAGTCTTTTGGACAGCAAACGACAAAGGTAAACCCATAGGCCGAACATTCGAGATACAATTTCTGACTTCATCCGTATTTCCGATTTTAGGTGCGTACGTAAGATATAATCCCAAACTATCGGATGAGCTAAGTCCAGGTCTTTCTCCAATGATCACTAAACTCATTTTTGCACCTAATCCACTTGCAATTTCATCACCTAAAGCTACCCTGCCCCATCTAACGAGCACAAGTGGAGATAAAGAGATTGTTGTTTTTTTGATTTCAACTAACAATAATTTCAAAAAAGGAATTAAATTCTCATCGATGGCACGAGCAGACAACCCATCCATACAAATGATGCTAAGATCCGTTTGAGACAGAAAGGGAAGGAGGGAGTGTTTCGCCTCATTTGTAAGACGTCTTCCGAGATCAGGTCTTAGAAGATATTCTTCCTTAGAGGTAACTTGGCTTTTGACAAAAAGAGTTTGGAGATTCCATTGGGAAGTAAGGTCCTTACATTGTTTTGTGATCTCATCCCATGAAGGTTCTTTAACGACTGCATCTTTTGCTCTTGCATGGTCCAAACGAAACTGTAACATTTCTTTGGTGGAGATGGAACCACCTGAACGCCGAAGCCCAATCCTTGCCTGTGTAAATTGTTTCCAAACATCTAAATTTGACATGGATTTTCTAAAACCTCATTTCCCTTTCAAAAAGAGATACCATTTGATTTTCTACTGGTAAAAATGTTTTTCCGCTCGAAAAGATTCCAGAACTTACTAACCACTCTTCAAACTCCGGTGTTGGTTTTAATCCTAAAACTTGCCTCAAATACAAAGCATCATGAAACGATGTACTTTGATACGATAACATGACATCATCAGCTCCAGGAATTCCCATAATGAAATTACATCCAGCCACACCAAGTAATGTTAGAAGTACATCCATATCATCCTGGTCAGCATCGGCGTGATTTGTATAACAAATATCCACACCCATCGGTAGACCCATCAGTTTTCCACAGAAATGATCTTCCAATCCTGCTCGAATGATTTGTTTCCCATTGTATAAATATTCTGGGCCGATAAATCCAACGACTGAATTCACAAGTAGTGGCGAAAACTTTCTGGCAACGGCATAAGCTCGTACTTCTAGTGTTTGTTGGTCAATTCCATGGTGTGCTCCCGCTGACAGAGCACTTCCTTGCCCCGTTTCAAAATACATCACATGATTTCCTTTGGTGCCTCTCTTTAGAGAAAGAGCCATCTCTCTTGCTTCCCAGAGTATGGATAAATTGATTCCAAAACTTTTGTTTAACTCTTCGGTCCCTCCGATGGATTGAAAAACCAAATCAACTGGTGCTCCTTTTTGCATCACTTCCATGGACGTTGTCACATGCGTTAAAATACAAGATTGAGTTGGGATAGAGTATTTTTGGATGATGGTATCAAGCATCTCAAGAAGTGAAATACAAGTTGGTACATGGTCGGTGGCAGGATTAATGCCGATCACCGCATCACCACTCCCAAGTAACAATCCATCGAGAATGCTTGCCGCAATGCCTTTTAGATCATCAGTAGGATGATTGGGCTGCAAACGAACAGACAAACGTCCTGGTAGTCCAATGGTATTTCGAAACTGCGTAACAACTCTTACCTTTTGGCTGACAAGAATTAGATCTTGGTTGGACATGAGTTTTGAAACGGCCGCTACCATTTCCGGTGTGAGTCCCATTCGAATGGATTGCAAAAGGTTTCCATCGGTAGTTTCAGAAAGTAAAAAATCGCGAAACCCACCGACAGTGAGATGAGAAATGGGCCCGAAAGAGGATCTGTCAAAGGAATCTTGGATGAGCCTTGTCACCTCATCTATGTTTGCAGGAATGAGTTCTTCATTTAAAAAGTCCGAAAGATAAACATCGGAGAGAACCATTTGGGCAGCCACTCGCTCCTCTTGGTTTTCTGCGGCAACACCGGAAAGCACATCTCCCGAACGAAGGGGGCTTGCTTTTGCCAAAACTTCTTTTAGGTCTCGGAACTTGTATGTTTTTTTTCCGATGGTGATTTGGAGAGTCATGCCTCCATCATTTCTATTTTGACAAATTGAAAATCCATTTTTTGAGAAAAAGTAGCAAAATTTAGCGGAATTCGCTACGAGGAAGAAACAATTCTAGACGCAGTGGAACGCAAAATAGTGAGGATTCCATCAATTTCAACTAACAAACGTAAAAACTAGAAGAATTGTTTGAAAAATTAACAAACCTTAGCTTAAAATTTTCCTATTTTAGAATATAAAATCAAACAGATCTAATTGACATGATCTTCGAAACATTCTTCCATAGTCCAAAATTCTTTTCGAATGAGGAAACTATGAAAAAACTAGCATTAGCTGGAATCTTGCTTTCTTTACTCTGTTTTGCAAATTGTACGCAATACATTGTAATGGATAGTGCCAATGTAGACGGGAAACTTTATGTTTCGGTATTAAAGAAGCCTTTCTTGGGTGGAGCCGAAGGTTATATTTCAAAATGTGATGCAGATGCTTCTGGAAACTTAAAATGCAAACGAGTTCGTTTGGATGTTACAAACTAAAAGGTAAATCATGATGAAAAAAATTACACTATTACTCGGAACTCTTTTTCTTCTCCTTTCTGTTACAAACTGCGCGACTGTTTACCATATGAAATCTGGAAACAAAGGAAAAATGACTGTTACAAAACATTCATTTCTCAATTCAGATGAATACACTTGTGATGTCACTGCTCAAGATGATTTAAGTTGTGTTAACATTGAAGGTGCATTCGCTAACAACCCTAGCTTAGATGCGAGAAATTAATCACTTCCAGGAAACCAATTATGAATAAATTATTATTAACACTCACACTCCTTTCTTCCAGTTTCTTAATTTCGTGCACAACAACAAGTTTGACACAAGTTGGAAACGCAACGTATCGTTTTTATCACCCATTCATCGGTTTTTCAACTGAAGTTGAAAAATGTGATATCACGGCTGATGGAAAAAAAGTTACTTGTAAAGACGTAACAATTTCTTACGAGTAAAGATTAGATAGGTAGGTTATGATTCAAAAAATTCTTTTTAGTTTGTTTTTTATTGTAACCTACCTTGCTTGCAAAGATACAAAATCGTCTGACCCAAACACCTTTCTCGGTGCAGAAGAACTCAAATCGATTTCCCTTACAGAATTCAAATCAAACGTCAAACCAGCAGAATCATTAGAGAATGTGGAAACATCCATTGCAAATCTTGGAAGTTTTTCCACTTCCATCGCCATCGCAAAGTCTCGCACGATCTTTAAAGAAAAATCAAACTCTAAATTAGTACCAAGAGCCATTTTGGTCCTTGCTGGTTCTGGAAAGATCCACTTCGATGATATAAATCTCATCGTAAAAGAAAACGATTGGGTACATTTTCCTCCTGCAAATGCTGTGGAAATTGAACCAATACCTGGCAAAGTGATTAAATTTCTCATCTTTCATGGATATTGGGAGAAATAAAAAAGTCTACTAACCATAGACTGATATGAAAAAAGCTCTCCTCATCCTCGGTAACCAGCTTTTTGATCTATCAACTCTCATTCCCCACAACAAACGTTCGGAATATCTGGTCTTCCTAAGAGAAGACAAAGAACTGTGCACTTACTATCAGTTTCACAAACAAAAAATACTCTTTTTCTTTTTAGCAATGAGAGCTTATGCGGAAGAACTAAGAACTCTCGGTTTTGAAGTCCATTACGAGACGTTTTCAACCAGTTCACATTCCTATGAAGACAAACTAACCACATGGCTCCAAAAACATAAAATACCAGAGATCCATTTCTTTGAGATTGAAGATCGATTCTTTGAAACACGATTGGTTTCCCTCTTTCAAACCTTGGGACTCAACATTGTAGAACATAAGTCACCGATGTTTCTCACATCAAGACAAGAGTTTCAATCCTATCTTAGTAAAAATAAAAAACCGTTCATGAAAACGTTTTATGAATTACAAAGAAAAAACTTAGATATCCTTTTGGATGAAAAGAGAGAACCCATCGGAGGAAGGTGGAGTTTTGATATAGAAAATCGAAAGAAGTTACCGAAATCTTACATCGCACCAGACTTACCAAAAATCAAGTTTACTAAAAAGGAAAAAGAAGTCTTTGATTTGATTGAGAAAGAATTTCCCATTCATCCAGGCAAGACAGAAGAGTTTTGGTTACCAACAACAAGAAAAGGAGCACAGGAATGGCTTCATTCTTTTTTAAAAGAAAGGTTTTCCCTTTTTGGTCCCTATGAAGATGCCTTTTCTACTGAATTTCCTTTTTTGCAACATTCTGTTTTGACACCATTTTTGAACGTTGGTCTTCTCACACCAAAAGAAGTCCTAGATGCCACCTTATCCTTTGCTAAAAAAAATACAGTTCCCATCGAGTCTTTGGAAGGATTCATTCGCCAAATCATTGGTTGGCGAGAGTTTATCAGAGGAATTTATCAAAATTTCGGAGAGATACAAGAAAATAAAAATCATTTTGGTCACACAAGAAAACTCACCAAACACTGGTATGATGGAACAACAGGAATTCCACCACTTGATTTTGTGATCCAAAAATGCCATCGATATGGTTATGCCCATCACATCGAACGATTGATGGTCATTGGTTCCCTTATGGTACTCTTTGAAATTGATCCTAAGGAAGCCTACAAATGGTATATGGAACTATTTATCGATTCTTCGGATTGGGTGATGGGACCAAATGTTTACGGAATGGCATTATTTGCTGATGGTGGAATTTTTGCCACCAAACCATATATATGCGGATCCAATTACTACCAGAAGATGGGATCTTTTCCCAAGGGGGAGTGGGAAATTGCTGTGGATGGATTGTATTGGTCCTTCATTGATTCTCACAAGGAAACGTTTTCCAAAAACCCAAGGACGTCCGTCCTAGTCGGAAATTTACAGAGAATGCAAAAAGCAAGAAAGGATCTCTTGTTCCAAACGGCAAAAAAATGGAAAGAGGCCCTGACCCAAATATAACAGCCCCCCCCAGTCAGTTTCGATAAAAGAATCCAATTCAGAAAAAAGAATCCATCCGATTGACAGGAAGAGGAAAACTTCCCTTACTTCGGTATAAATTTAGATTGAATCTAAAAAAATTGCTTGCCGTTTATAATTAGAATGAATCTAAATTTAAACTAAATCTAGAAAGAGAAGGTCAGTATGAGAAATTTCAGACGTTTCACAATCGCTCTCCTTGTATTGTTCCTAAGCCCAATTGGCGCTTCGGACACCAAAGAGACTCCCGGGATGGACCGACAAAACATCTCCAATCAGTTCTGGTGGCCAGAACGTTTGGATTTGGCACCACTCCGCCAACATTCTGCGGAATCCAATCCACTAGGACGGCAATTCAATTATGCCAAAGAATTTAAGGAATTGGACATCCAAGCCTTAAAGCAGGAAATCAAGACCGTGATGACAACCTCTCAGGACTGGTGGCCTGCTGATTATGGTCACTATGGACCTTTCTTCATCCGCATGGCTTGGCACAGTGCAGGAACCTACCGAATCTCCGATGGACGCGGTGGTGCTGGTGGTGGGCAACAACGCTTTGAACCTCTGAACAGCTGGCCTGACAATGCAAACCTAGACAAAGCAAGACGCCTTCTTTGGCCGATTAAAAAGAAATACGGTAAAAAAATCTCTTGGGCAGACCTTATGGTTCTCACAGGAAACGTAGCATTGGAATCAATGGGTTTCAAAACATACGGGTTTGCTGGTGGACGAACTGACGATTGGGAAGCTGACCTAGTGTATTGGGGTCCAGAAAAGAAATTCTTAGAAGACCAAAGATACAAAGGCAATCGTGAATTAAAGAACCCTCTTGCGGCAGTGCAAATGGGTCTGATTTATGTTAACCCAGAAGGACCAAATGGAAACCCTGATCCACTTCTAGCTGCGAAAGACATTCGTGAAACCTTTGGTCGAATGGCAATGAACGATGAAGAAACTGTCGCTCTCATTGCAGGGGGACACACGTTTGGAAAAGCGCACGGAAAAGCAGATCCATCCAAACACGTTGGAAAAGAACCAGCAGCAGCTGGACTCGAAGAACAAGGGTTTGGTTGGAAAAATAATTATAAAAAAGGCAACGCAGAAGATACAATCACTAGTGGACTCGAAGGTGCCTGGACTGCCAATCCAACAAAGTGGACAACTCAATACCTAAACAACTTGTTTGGATTTGAGTGGGTGCAAACGAAAAGCCCAGCTGGGGCCATCCAATGGATTCCAAAAGATGGAGCCGGAGCGAATATGGTTCCAGATGCACATGACAAATCCCTTCGTCATGCACCGATTATGTTCACAACCGACTTGGCACTCAAATTTGATCCAAGTTACAAAGTGATCGCAAAACGATTCCAAGAAAATCCAAAAGAGTTCGAACTCGCTTTCGCAAAAGCTTGGTTCAAGTTGACCCACAGAGATATGGGACCTCTTCCACGTTACATCGGAAAAGACCTACCGAAAGAACCATTGATTTGGCAAGACCCAGTTCCAGCCGTAGATCATAAGTTAGTTGGAGCAAAAGAAATTGAAAGCCTAAAAGGGCAAATTCTTAAATCTGGATTAACGATCCCTCAGTTAGTGAGAACCGCCTGGGCATCAGCCTCTACATTTAGAACCACAGACATGCGAGGGGGAGCAAACGGAGCAAGGATTCGACTCACCCCACAAAAAAACTGGGCAGTCAATGATCCAGAAGAGTTAACAAAGGTATTAAAGAAACTTGGAGATATCCAAGAAAACTTCAACAAGTCTGGAAGTAAAATTTCACTTGCTGACCTCATTGTTCTTGCTGGTAATGCTGCCGTCGAAGAAGCAGCAAAAAAAGCAGGCGTAAAAGTGAATGTTCCTTTTACACCAGGTAGAACTGATGCAAGTATGGAACAAACAGACGAGTATTCCTTTTCTGTATTGGAACCAAAAGCAGATGCTTTTAGAAACTACTACGGAAATGGGAACATCATGTCACCAACTGAGATGTTAGTCGACAAAGCAAACATGTTGTCACTTTCTATTCCAGAAATGACAGTGTTACTAGGGGGAATGCGTTCCTTAGATGCAAATTCTGGAAAATCAAAACACGGAATCCTAACATCTAAACCTGGTGTATTGTCCAATGACTTTTTTGTGAACCTGCTTGACATGTCCACAAAATGGCAAAAGTCAGAACAATCAGAAGGTTTGTATGAAGGTTTGGATCGTAAAACAGGCGCAAAACGATGGACAGCAACATCCGTGGACTTGATTTTTGGCTCCCACTCTGAACTTCGTGCCGTAGCGGAAGTATATGCTTCAGATGATGCAAAAGAAAAGTTTGTAAAAGACTTTGTTTCTGCATGGAACAAAGTGATGATGTTAGATCGATTTGACGTGAAGTAACAAATGATCGTGTATAGCCGCAAACAGTTTCTAAAAAAATCGATTTTGCTTGCGTCCACTCTCTCCCTTCTTAGGGGAGGGAGTGAGATCAATGCCAAAGATGCAAAATCAAAAAAAGAAAACCCTCTTCCCGAAGGCGAATCACCTGTTTCTGAGTCTGATCCCACAGCACAGGCACTAGGTTTCCACCAAGACGCAAAAGATACCGACTTCAATCTTTACCCAGATCGAAAATCAGCTCAGGCAAAACATCATGTTTGTTTGAGTTGCGCCCAATTCACTCCCTTAAACGAAGGATGGGGCAAATGTAATATTTTAACAGCAGGTGTGGTTTCCACAAAGGGTTGGTGCTCAGCCTTTTCAAAAAAATCTTGATTCGTATTTGATCTATTTTTTGATTCATCGAAAGGTGGGGAGACCAAACGTTTCGTGGATCAAAAAATACAATTAGACTATCAATATCTTTTAGAATGTTTAAAAGAAGTTTTAGAAGAGATTGGACAAAAAGATCTAATCCCTTACCTCCCGAAGAATCCGTCCCAATCACCTAACGGAAAAAATCTTCCCCAAAAAACACCAGAGCTCATAAGCCTTTGTTTCCAACTTCTCAACATGGTAGAGGAAAACGCCGCAGCTCAATACAGAAGAAAACAAGAAACAGGAGATGGTTTTACAAAACTTTCTGGATTATGGGGACAGTCTCTTACCAAAGCCAAAGAATATGGATTATCCCACAATGACATCCTTCCAATTTTAAAGGACATTGAATGTGAACCTGTTCTCACTGCCCATCCAACAGAAGCAAAACGAGCCAGTGTATTGGAAATTCACAGAGATTTATATTTACTTCTCGTAAAAAAAGAGAACACAATCTGGACCGATCTAGAAAGAGAAACGATACGAGAGGAAATCAAAGTCCAACTCGAGAGACTTTGGCGAACAGGAGAAATATTACTTCAAAAACCAGACATCACGAGTGAAAGAAGAAACATTGAACACTATTTAAAAAATGTTTTCCCCAATGTGTTACATGAATTAGACCAAAGATTTTTTCAAGCATGGAAACATTCCGGAGGGAGTCTTGAAGACCTATCTGATCCCAAATCACTCCCAATCATTCGATTCGGAAATTGGATTGGAGGAGATAGAGACGGTCACCCTTTTGTAACAAGCGAAATCACGAAAGAAACACTAACATTATTTAGTCAGTATGCTCGAGAGATTCATAAAAACAAATGTGTTGAACTGACTCAATTTTTATCTTTATCAGATCGAATCCAATCTCCACCAAAAGAATTTTTAGATCGATTAGAATCATGGCATATAGAACACCAAGAAATTTCTCTCGATGTAAAAAAACGAAATCCAAGTGAGCCTTGGAGACAATACTGCAGCCTCCTTGCCGAAAAAATACAAAGGAATATTAGCATTGAAGAATATTTAGAACACCTGAATTTTTTAAGAGAATCACTCAAATCAATTGGAGCCAAAAAAATTGCAAATCATTGTGTTTTCCCTTTGGAACGACTTGCCTTATCGATAGGGTTTCACCTGGCAAAAACTGACATTAGACAAAACTCCCACTACCATTCCATTGCTATTGAACAAATTTTAAAAGCAAGTGGGACCTATGAATGGAACTATCGTGAGTGGACGGAAGAAAAAAAAATTCGCTTCATCCTTTCGGAACTTCAATCCCAAAGACCCTTTTTATTGCCAGAGGTAGACCCAGGGAAAGAAGCATCTAACATCTTAAATACTTACCGATCCCTTCGATCTTGTATCTCTCAATTGGGGACCAGTGGCATTGGAAGTTTTATTGTCAGTATGACGCAAAATGTATCAGACTTACTCTTAGTGTATTTATTCCTAAAAGAAGCCAATCTTTTAGAATTTCATGAAGAGAAAGGATTTTTTTCTCCCTTTCAAGTGGTTCCACTTTTTGAAACCATTGAAGACCTAGAACGATCACCAGAAATTTTAGATTCTTACCTCAAACAAGACATTGTCAAAAACTCTTTTACCAACCAATCACTTCAAATCATGCTCGGTTATAGCGACTCCAATAAAGACGGTGGAATTTTTGCTAGCCAATGGAATTTGTATGCAACTGAGACTAAATTAACCGAAATTGCCAACCAACACAATGTGAAACTCAAATTCTTTCATGGCCGCGGAGGGAGTATTTCAAGAGGAGGTGGGAAAACACATAAGTTTTTAGATGCCCTTCCTCATGGGACCTTGAATGGAAAAATACGAGTCACTGTTCAAGGTGAATCGATTAGCCAACAATATGCAAATAAAATCACAGCCATTTATAACTTAGAACTATTTCTTGCTACCACAACAAAAGTAACGATTCGTCACAAGTGGAATGAAAAAAAGAAACATCCAGCGTATCCAATCTTGGAATCCCTTTCGCACCAAACGAAGAAAACATATACAAACTTATTACATACGGAAGGATTTTTAACATTCTTCTCGCAAGCGACCCCAATTGATGTCATTGAGAATTCAAAAATTGGATCAAGACCAAGTCGCAGAACGGGACAACGTACATTCCAAGATTTACGAGCCATCCCTTGGGTCTTTAGTTGGAGCCAATCAAGATTCCATTTACCCAATTGGTTTGGTGTTGGTTCCGCGTTGTATGAATTAAGCCAAAACAAGAAAGAAGATTTCCACATCATCAAAGAAGAAATTAGGGAATGGCATTTCCTGAATTACGTGATCAAAAATATAGAAACAGGGATTTATTCATCTTCACCTAACATTTACACTCTCTATGCAGATTTAGTGGAAGATGCAATGACTAAAAAGCAGATACTTTCTCTCATCAATGAAGAATACAAAAAAACAATGGATGTTCTTTCTCAACTAAGAGGGAAAGAAATTCAATATGTAAGACCATCTCTTATGGAGACTCTTAGTTTAAGAGAGCCGGGGCTGACCATCTTACATGAAAAACAAATTGATTTGTTAAGAAATTGGAGAAATCAACAAACAGAAGAAATGTTACAGGATTTGCTTGTCACTGTGAATGCAATTGCAAGTGGTTTGAGAACCACAGGTTAGGATACGCTTCCTACGTGAAGTAAGAAGCGTAGAGACTGATTTATAATTTTCCAGCTTCTTCTTCGTAAACTTTCGCGTCTGCTTCGAACTTTTCCGCCAAGTCAATCATCTCAGCTTTACGGTTGTCTTGGTAGATTGCCTTACCACCCTTTTGCGCTTTCGCCAAACCACGGTATTTCGTAGCAAGATCTTTGTGTTCTTTGGCTACTTTCAATAGATACGACTTTACCACTTTCTTTTCTTCTGGTGTATTTGCTTTTTGAACGAGTACCTTTTCGATATCTTCCAATGCAAAAAGGGATGTGGATACCAATGCTAAAATGAAAATAGATAGTTTTTTAATCATATTTAATCTCCTGGTGTTAGACAAAACAGAGATTCGAAACTGTGAGAAAAAATAAAAAAGTAATACAGTTTCCCCAAAAAAGGAAACCAAACACCTGACAGTTGCTTAAGTATGAAGCAAGTTGTTCGTGCCTAAAGCCAACGCTCATTGCAACTGGATTCTTTTGGTTTAGGACAAAGACAATGCCAAAATGAATCCTTATTTCCATTCGCAACGAGACAAATCAACCCCTTCAAACACCCATGGTTTATGTGCATACTTTGCATTTTTATCTTCTATGAGATCAAAAGTTTTTGCCTCATGGGAGAGACTGCCAAATACCAAATGGAAGGGAGTCTCTTTCATTTTCGTACGATTGGGACAAAGTTTTACTCCTTCTGCACTTAGGAAGGGAGACTCTTGACCCAAGTCATCACGAAACAACATTCCTTCTTTTAAAACACAAACACGTTTCCAATCTTTTGTATACAACCGAACGCGTGTTTCTGTTTCGCTCACACAGATTTGGTCTAACACGACAACACCTAAAAATTCCGCAGACAACTGACAACATTTGGGAACGTTTGTCCAATTCCTTTCGGACAGGGGCGCAGTCTCTCTTGCTTCGCGTACCACGGATTCTGGCACTTGCGTCGATGGAGAGGAACAAAATCCGAAGACAAACTGGCTCCCAATCGAAACAAGGAACATAACGAAAACTCTTTGCATCATTTTTTTGACCTTTATCCAAAAATCCTATTTGATCAGTCCACATTCTGTCTCAAAATTCTATCTTTTTTTTTCCATTTTGGGTGCGACCGGCTCAATTTGTCCGAGGTTCCCTTTATCCTAGTTTCATAGACGAGGTAAACAATGGATTACGTAGAATCACTTCTGGAAGAATACTTTGAAATTTCACAAACGATCAAATGGGAAAATGATACGAAGTCTGCACCAAGCGAACTTATGGAAACTTTACTTTCCATTGAGGAAGAAATTTGTTGGGAATTCAATGTTCCACCTACAAACAAATACCGCGATTTGTTTCGATGGATTCCAGACTCAACCACAAAACAAAACTATGTGCAAACTTCAATGCAAAACTTATCTAGGGAAAAAGCTAGATACTTCTACAAACCAAATCAATCGTTTTTGGAAGGATTCAAAGCCGCTTAAGATTGTTTTTCTTGTGAGTCACAAACATCACAGTGACCACAAGAAATAAAAGGTGAATCAAAATACTGGTGGATGAACTTTCTTCTACACTCATCTGTTTTTGT containing:
- the eutC gene encoding ethanolamine ammonia-lyase subunit EutC; its protein translation is MSNLDVWKQFTQARIGLRRSGGSISTKEMLQFRLDHARAKDAVVKEPSWDEITKQCKDLTSQWNLQTLFVKSQVTSKEEYLLRPDLGRRLTNEAKHSLLPFLSQTDLSIICMDGLSARAIDENLIPFLKLLLVEIKKTTISLSPLVLVRWGRVALGDEIASGLGAKMSLVIIGERPGLSSSDSLGLYLTYAPKIGNTDEVRNCISNVRPMGLPLSFAVQKTLYLIQESFRQQRSGVLLKDQMPEAPKEIVSEKTKLL
- a CDS encoding PHB depolymerase family esterase, translated to MKLQSKIYTSLLIGIFLFSFDACERGYIRSSLKERFQKKMKEQPAPLASSDRTQTITTPGDYVFSIVLQDIPRYYKVHVPKSYSGSNSVPLLFVFHGGGGDMEIQSKEEFYHQISKSEENGHIAVFPNGYSLYPSGKFATWNAGNCCGEAKKQNIDDIGFVKSILNHLTQKLNIDQSKIYSTGMSNGAMMSYQLACFLTENFTAITAVAGTDNTINCKPTKPISIFHIHAKNDEKVLYFGGAGDSFPDRTVITDFVSVPKTIAKWVEFNGCITKAKIVLEKKGVSCEEYSECKNGVKVRLCVTEDGGHSWPGGKKPSFLFGGKAPTNVIKANDEMWDFFKSL
- a CDS encoding cryptochrome/photolyase family protein — protein: MKKALLILGNQLFDLSTLIPHNKRSEYLVFLREDKELCTYYQFHKQKILFFFLAMRAYAEELRTLGFEVHYETFSTSSHSYEDKLTTWLQKHKIPEIHFFEIEDRFFETRLVSLFQTLGLNIVEHKSPMFLTSRQEFQSYLSKNKKPFMKTFYELQRKNLDILLDEKREPIGGRWSFDIENRKKLPKSYIAPDLPKIKFTKKEKEVFDLIEKEFPIHPGKTEEFWLPTTRKGAQEWLHSFLKERFSLFGPYEDAFSTEFPFLQHSVLTPFLNVGLLTPKEVLDATLSFAKKNTVPIESLEGFIRQIIGWREFIRGIYQNFGEIQENKNHFGHTRKLTKHWYDGTTGIPPLDFVIQKCHRYGYAHHIERLMVIGSLMVLFEIDPKEAYKWYMELFIDSSDWVMGPNVYGMALFADGGIFATKPYICGSNYYQKMGSFPKGEWEIAVDGLYWSFIDSHKETFSKNPRTSVLVGNLQRMQKARKDLLFQTAKKWKEALTQI
- a CDS encoding ethanolamine ammonia-lyase subunit EutB, with translation MTLQITIGKKTYKFRDLKEVLAKASPLRSGDVLSGVAAENQEERVAAQMVLSDVYLSDFLNEELIPANIDEVTRLIQDSFDRSSFGPISHLTVGGFRDFLLSETTDGNLLQSIRMGLTPEMVAAVSKLMSNQDLILVSQKVRVVTQFRNTIGLPGRLSVRLQPNHPTDDLKGIAASILDGLLLGSGDAVIGINPATDHVPTCISLLEMLDTIIQKYSIPTQSCILTHVTTSMEVMQKGAPVDLVFQSIGGTEELNKSFGINLSILWEAREMALSLKRGTKGNHVMYFETGQGSALSAGAHHGIDQQTLEVRAYAVARKFSPLLVNSVVGFIGPEYLYNGKQIIRAGLEDHFCGKLMGLPMGVDICYTNHADADQDDMDVLLTLLGVAGCNFIMGIPGADDVMLSYQSTSFHDALYLRQVLGLKPTPEFEEWLVSSGIFSSGKTFLPVENQMVSLFEREMRF